In one Nocardia tengchongensis genomic region, the following are encoded:
- a CDS encoding flavin reductase family protein, with translation MLDQSPAIDATAFKTVLGRFCSGVTVITALDEDEPLGFACQSFASLSIDPPLVSFFPARSSSTWPRIREIGKFCVNILADDQAEVCRQLGRPGPDKFAGVEWAPSGNGSPLLAGAMASIDCELYDEADGGDHTIVIGRVTCLNEHSEAKPLLFYRAAFGRLEHP, from the coding sequence GTGCTCGATCAGTCCCCGGCCATCGACGCGACGGCCTTCAAGACCGTCCTCGGGCGCTTCTGCTCGGGGGTCACCGTGATCACCGCCCTCGACGAGGACGAGCCGCTCGGCTTCGCCTGCCAGTCGTTCGCATCGCTGTCCATCGACCCGCCGCTGGTGAGCTTCTTCCCGGCGCGCAGCTCGAGCACCTGGCCGCGCATCCGCGAAATCGGGAAGTTCTGTGTCAACATTCTGGCCGACGACCAGGCCGAGGTGTGCCGGCAGCTGGGCCGCCCCGGCCCGGACAAGTTCGCCGGCGTGGAGTGGGCCCCCTCGGGCAACGGTTCGCCGCTGCTGGCCGGGGCCATGGCCTCGATCGACTGCGAGCTCTACGACGAGGCCGACGGCGGCGACCACACCATCGTCATCGGACGTGTGACCTGCTTGAATGAACATTCCGAAGCCAAGCCGCTGCTGTTCTACCGCGCCGCGTTCGGTCGTCTCGAGCATCCGTAA
- a CDS encoding Rieske 2Fe-2S domain-containing protein, whose product MTTTDSEVRVIDAGKPPTRFARGWHCLGLADSFRDGKPHTVKAFGTEIVVFATENGDLNVLNAYCPHMGGNLADGTVKGDSIACPFHDWRWNGKGKCTGIPYARRVPPLARTKAWPTMVENKQLFVWHDPENKQPPAELAIPRIDAAFDDQWTDWTWNSMIVDANCREVVDNVVDMAHFFYVHYGFPTFFKNVFEGHTASQYMTSVSREDMMGETAKALGGKNVLQSEASYYGPSYMIDYLKSESPNGLVVEGYLINCHYPINENQFVLMYGAIARKPDGVPAEQAAEIAAKFVGGLGKGFEQDAAIWKRKSRINNPLLCEEDGPVYQLRRWYEQFYVDAAEVADEMTDRFEFEVDTTRAVTAWEAEVADNLAKRDAAANA is encoded by the coding sequence ATGACCACCACGGACAGTGAGGTGCGAGTCATCGATGCCGGGAAGCCCCCGACTCGATTCGCGCGCGGCTGGCACTGCCTGGGCCTGGCCGACTCCTTCCGCGACGGAAAGCCGCACACCGTCAAGGCTTTCGGCACCGAGATCGTGGTGTTCGCGACCGAGAACGGCGACCTGAACGTGCTCAACGCCTACTGCCCCCACATGGGCGGCAATCTGGCCGACGGCACCGTCAAGGGCGACTCCATCGCCTGCCCGTTCCACGACTGGCGCTGGAACGGCAAGGGCAAGTGCACCGGCATCCCCTACGCGCGCCGCGTGCCCCCACTGGCCCGCACCAAGGCGTGGCCGACCATGGTCGAGAACAAGCAGCTGTTCGTCTGGCACGACCCGGAGAACAAGCAGCCGCCCGCCGAGCTGGCCATCCCGCGCATCGATGCCGCCTTCGACGACCAGTGGACCGACTGGACCTGGAACTCCATGATCGTCGACGCCAACTGCCGCGAGGTGGTGGACAACGTGGTCGACATGGCGCACTTCTTCTACGTGCACTACGGCTTCCCGACCTTCTTCAAGAACGTCTTCGAGGGCCACACCGCCAGCCAGTACATGACCTCCGTCTCGCGCGAGGACATGATGGGCGAGACCGCCAAGGCGCTGGGCGGCAAGAACGTGCTGCAGTCGGAGGCCTCCTACTACGGGCCGTCCTACATGATCGACTACCTCAAGAGCGAGAGCCCCAACGGTCTCGTGGTCGAGGGCTACCTGATCAACTGCCACTACCCGATCAACGAGAACCAGTTCGTGCTCATGTACGGCGCCATCGCCCGCAAGCCCGACGGCGTCCCGGCCGAGCAGGCCGCGGAGATCGCCGCCAAGTTCGTCGGCGGCCTGGGCAAGGGCTTCGAGCAGGACGCGGCCATCTGGAAGCGCAAGTCGCGCATCAACAACCCGCTGCTGTGCGAGGAGGACGGGCCGGTCTACCAGCTGCGTCGCTGGTACGAGCAGTTCTACGTGGATGCCGCCGAGGTCGCGGACGAGATGACCGACCGCTTCGAGTTCGAGGTGGACACCACCCGCGCGGTCACCGCCTGGGAGGCCGAGGTCGCCGACAACCTGGCCAAGCGCGACGCCGCCGCGAACGCCTGA